One Malaclemys terrapin pileata isolate rMalTer1 chromosome 7, rMalTer1.hap1, whole genome shotgun sequence genomic region harbors:
- the KLC2 gene encoding kinesin light chain 2 isoform X1, protein MATMVYPREEKLSQDEIVLGTKAVIQGLETLRSEHHSILASLLDPRNCLDKQHEASAVQEKSSLLRKSLDAIELGLGEAQVIIALSSHLSAVESEKQKLRAQVRRLVQENQWLRDELAGTQQKLQRSEQAVAQLEEEKKHLEFMNQIKKFDDDISPSEEKNGEAAKDSLDDLFPSDDDQGQGELPGCQGPTPGSGEAAAQHGGYEIPARLRTLHNLVIQYASQGRYEVAVPLCKQALEDLEKTSGHDHPDVATMLNILALVYRDQNKYKEAAHLLNDALAIREKTLGKDHPAVAATLNNLAVLYGKRGKYKEAEPLCKRALEIREKVLGRFHPDVAKQLNNLALLCQNQGKAEEVQYYYGRALEIYESRLGPDDPNVAKTKNNLASCYLKQGKYKEAEALYKEILTQAHEKEFGSVNGENKPIWMHAEEREESKDRRKDSVPYREYGSWYKACKVDSPTVNTTLKSLGALYRRQGKLEAAETLEECAMKTRKQGVHAISQTRVVELLKDGGRSERRPSRESLPNSAAKAENGPKPEDGIGTEWAGDGSGGLRRSGSFGKLRDALRRSSEMLVKKLQGSSPQEPRNLGMKRASSLNFLNKSVEESSPPTSSSLSESRGLSASTVDLSRRSSLLG, encoded by the exons ATGGCGACCATGGTGTACCCGCGAGAGGAGAAGTTGAGCCAGGATGAGATTGTGCTGGGCACCAAGGCAGTGATCCAAGGCCTGGAGACGCTGCGCAGCGAGCACCACTCCATCCTGGCCAGCCTGCTGGACCCCAGGAACTGCCTGGACAAGCAGCATGAGGCCAGCGCTGTGCAGGAGAAGTCCAGCCTGCTGCGCAAGTCCCTGGATGCCatcgagctggggctgggggaggctcaG GTGATCATTGCTCTGTCGAGCCACCTGAGTGCGGTGGAGTCGGAGAAGCAGAAGCTGCGGGCCCAGGTGCGGCGCCTGGTGCAGGAGAACCAGTGGCTGCGGGACGAGCTGGCAGGCACCCAGCAGAAGCTGCAGCGCAGCGAGCAGGCCGTggcgcagctggaggaggagaagaagcacCTGGAGTTCATGAACCAGATCAAGAAGTTTGATGACGACATCTCCCCCTCG GAGGAGAAGAATGGAGAGGCAGCCAAGGACTCGCTAGATGACCTGTTCCCCAGCGACGATGACCAGGGCCAAGGTGAGCTGCCCGGCTGCCAAG GGCCGACGCCTGGCAGCGGGGAGGCCGCGGCCCAGCACGGGGGCTATGAGATCCCAGCACGGCTGCGCACGCTGCACAACCTGGTGATCCAGTACGCCTCACAGGGGCGCTACGAGGTGGCCGTGCCGCTCTGCAAGCAGGCACTGGAGGACCTGGAGAAGACCTCGGGCCATGACCACCCCGATGTGGCCACCATGCTCAACATCCTGGCATTGGTGTACAG GGACCAGAACAAGTACAAGGAGGCTGCTCATCTTCTCAACGACGCGCTGGCCATCCGAGAAAAAACCCTGGGCAAGGACCACCCTGCT GTGGCTGCCACCCTGAACAACCTGGCTGTGCTGTATGGCAAGAGGGGCAAGTACAAGGAGGCCGAGCCGCTGTGTAAGAGAGCGCTGGAGATCCGCGAGAAg gtgctGGGTCGGTTCCACCCTGATGTGGCAAAGCAGCTGAACAACCTGGCACTGCTGTGCCAGAACCAGGGCAAGGCGGAGGAGGTGCAGTACTACTATGGGCGGGCGCTGGAGATCTACGAGAGCCGCCTGGGGCCCGATGACCCCAACGTTGCCAAGACCAAGAACAACCTG GCATCCTGCTACCTGAAACAGGGCAAGTACAAAGAGGCCGAGGCGCTGTACAAGGAGATCCTGACTCAGGCGCACGAGAAGGAGTTTGGCTCAGTCAATG GAGAGAACAAGCCGATCTGGATGCATGCAGAGGAACGCGAGGAGAGCAAG GACAGGCGCAAGGACAGTGTCCCCTACAGGGAGTACGGCAGCTGGTACAAGGCCTGCAAGGTGGACAG ccccacagtGAACACGACCCTGAAGAGCCTGGGGGCTCTGTACCGGCGCCAGGGCAAGCTGGAGGCCGCTGAGACACTGGAGGAGTGTGCCATGAAAACCCGCAAGCAG GGTGTGCACGCCATCAGCCAGACCAGGGTGGTGGAGCTGCTGAAGGACGGGGGCCGGTCGGAGCGCCGGCCCAGCCGGGAGAGCCTGCCCAACAGTGCTGCCAAGGCTGAGAACGGGCCCAAGCCCGAGGACGGGATAGGCACGGAATGGGCTGGG GATGGCTCTGGAGGCCTGCGCCGGAGTGGCTCCTTTGGGAAGCTGCGGGACGCCCTGCGCCGGAGCAGCGAGATGCTGGTGAAGAAGTTGCAGGGGAGCAGCCCCCAGGAGCCCAGGAACCTGGG GATGAAACGGGCCAGTTCCCTGAACTTCCTCAACAAGAGCGTGGAGGAGTCGAGCCCG CCAACCAGCAGCAGCCTCTCAGAGAGCCGGGGCCTGAGCGCCAGCACTGTGGACCTGTCCAGACGCAGTTCCTTGCTGGGGTGA
- the KLC2 gene encoding kinesin light chain 2 isoform X2 yields MATMVYPREEKLSQDEIVLGTKAVIQGLETLRSEHHSILASLLDPRNCLDKQHEASAVQEKSSLLRKSLDAIELGLGEAQVIIALSSHLSAVESEKQKLRAQVRRLVQENQWLRDELAGTQQKLQRSEQAVAQLEEEKKHLEFMNQIKKFDDDISPSEEKNGEAAKDSLDDLFPSDDDQGQGPTPGSGEAAAQHGGYEIPARLRTLHNLVIQYASQGRYEVAVPLCKQALEDLEKTSGHDHPDVATMLNILALVYRDQNKYKEAAHLLNDALAIREKTLGKDHPAVAATLNNLAVLYGKRGKYKEAEPLCKRALEIREKVLGRFHPDVAKQLNNLALLCQNQGKAEEVQYYYGRALEIYESRLGPDDPNVAKTKNNLASCYLKQGKYKEAEALYKEILTQAHEKEFGSVNGENKPIWMHAEEREESKDRRKDSVPYREYGSWYKACKVDSPTVNTTLKSLGALYRRQGKLEAAETLEECAMKTRKQGVHAISQTRVVELLKDGGRSERRPSRESLPNSAAKAENGPKPEDGIGTEWAGDGSGGLRRSGSFGKLRDALRRSSEMLVKKLQGSSPQEPRNLGMKRASSLNFLNKSVEESSPPTSSSLSESRGLSASTVDLSRRSSLLG; encoded by the exons ATGGCGACCATGGTGTACCCGCGAGAGGAGAAGTTGAGCCAGGATGAGATTGTGCTGGGCACCAAGGCAGTGATCCAAGGCCTGGAGACGCTGCGCAGCGAGCACCACTCCATCCTGGCCAGCCTGCTGGACCCCAGGAACTGCCTGGACAAGCAGCATGAGGCCAGCGCTGTGCAGGAGAAGTCCAGCCTGCTGCGCAAGTCCCTGGATGCCatcgagctggggctgggggaggctcaG GTGATCATTGCTCTGTCGAGCCACCTGAGTGCGGTGGAGTCGGAGAAGCAGAAGCTGCGGGCCCAGGTGCGGCGCCTGGTGCAGGAGAACCAGTGGCTGCGGGACGAGCTGGCAGGCACCCAGCAGAAGCTGCAGCGCAGCGAGCAGGCCGTggcgcagctggaggaggagaagaagcacCTGGAGTTCATGAACCAGATCAAGAAGTTTGATGACGACATCTCCCCCTCG GAGGAGAAGAATGGAGAGGCAGCCAAGGACTCGCTAGATGACCTGTTCCCCAGCGACGATGACCAGGGCCAAG GGCCGACGCCTGGCAGCGGGGAGGCCGCGGCCCAGCACGGGGGCTATGAGATCCCAGCACGGCTGCGCACGCTGCACAACCTGGTGATCCAGTACGCCTCACAGGGGCGCTACGAGGTGGCCGTGCCGCTCTGCAAGCAGGCACTGGAGGACCTGGAGAAGACCTCGGGCCATGACCACCCCGATGTGGCCACCATGCTCAACATCCTGGCATTGGTGTACAG GGACCAGAACAAGTACAAGGAGGCTGCTCATCTTCTCAACGACGCGCTGGCCATCCGAGAAAAAACCCTGGGCAAGGACCACCCTGCT GTGGCTGCCACCCTGAACAACCTGGCTGTGCTGTATGGCAAGAGGGGCAAGTACAAGGAGGCCGAGCCGCTGTGTAAGAGAGCGCTGGAGATCCGCGAGAAg gtgctGGGTCGGTTCCACCCTGATGTGGCAAAGCAGCTGAACAACCTGGCACTGCTGTGCCAGAACCAGGGCAAGGCGGAGGAGGTGCAGTACTACTATGGGCGGGCGCTGGAGATCTACGAGAGCCGCCTGGGGCCCGATGACCCCAACGTTGCCAAGACCAAGAACAACCTG GCATCCTGCTACCTGAAACAGGGCAAGTACAAAGAGGCCGAGGCGCTGTACAAGGAGATCCTGACTCAGGCGCACGAGAAGGAGTTTGGCTCAGTCAATG GAGAGAACAAGCCGATCTGGATGCATGCAGAGGAACGCGAGGAGAGCAAG GACAGGCGCAAGGACAGTGTCCCCTACAGGGAGTACGGCAGCTGGTACAAGGCCTGCAAGGTGGACAG ccccacagtGAACACGACCCTGAAGAGCCTGGGGGCTCTGTACCGGCGCCAGGGCAAGCTGGAGGCCGCTGAGACACTGGAGGAGTGTGCCATGAAAACCCGCAAGCAG GGTGTGCACGCCATCAGCCAGACCAGGGTGGTGGAGCTGCTGAAGGACGGGGGCCGGTCGGAGCGCCGGCCCAGCCGGGAGAGCCTGCCCAACAGTGCTGCCAAGGCTGAGAACGGGCCCAAGCCCGAGGACGGGATAGGCACGGAATGGGCTGGG GATGGCTCTGGAGGCCTGCGCCGGAGTGGCTCCTTTGGGAAGCTGCGGGACGCCCTGCGCCGGAGCAGCGAGATGCTGGTGAAGAAGTTGCAGGGGAGCAGCCCCCAGGAGCCCAGGAACCTGGG GATGAAACGGGCCAGTTCCCTGAACTTCCTCAACAAGAGCGTGGAGGAGTCGAGCCCG CCAACCAGCAGCAGCCTCTCAGAGAGCCGGGGCCTGAGCGCCAGCACTGTGGACCTGTCCAGACGCAGTTCCTTGCTGGGGTGA